In Arcobacter sp. LA11, the sequence ATAACCTATTACCATTAAAATATTAATACTCATATCCAAAAATATTAAAAGACCTAATCCGGAGGCAAAAGCACGAATTACAAAATCATCATGAAAATAGTAATTCATGGATAGTAAATGTAGTATCAATAAACCATAAATAAATATTAAACCAAAAGCACCTAAAAACCCATATCTTTCCACAAAATATGCAAAAATAAAATCACTTGTTGCAATAGGTAAAAACTTCAATTGTGTTTGAGTAGCTTCTGAAGTATCTTTACCTAACAAGCCCCCATTTCCAATTGCTATAATAGACTGTTGTACTTGATAACTTGGCTTTTCAGATAAAAAATCTTTTATTCTCTTTTTTTGATAATCTTTAATTAAATTTGTATAAATTAAAGGAGAAGTAAGTGCTATTGCTAAAAATATTGTTGTCCAGATTTTCCAATTTACACCAACAATGAATAAAATTCCATAACCTACTAATAAAAGAACTAAAGCAGTGCCTAAATCAGGCTCTTTTGCAATTAAAATAAATGGCAATAAAATATAAAAAGAGAAATAAATAAAATCTTTTGCATTATATCCATCTCTATCAGGTTGTCTGTTTTGAATTAAATAACCTAACATTAAAATAAATACAGGTTTGAAAAGTTCACTAGGCTGAATTGTTAAACCACCAATTGGCAAGGCTAGCCACCTTTTAGCACCTAATCTTGTTTCACCAAAAAATTCAACTGCTAATAATAATATAATCCCAAGCCAATACAATAAAGGTATAAGTCTAATATGCCTTCTTATGGGTAAAATAAATACAATCAAAAAAGCAACTAAAGATACGCTAAAGTATACTAATTGCTTATTTGCTAGTGCAGTATTAGTTTCACTAATTAATTTATATGAAAGTAATACCAAAGGTAAAACAAATATTATTAATAAATAGTCAAAATGAGATATAATTCTTTTGTCAAATAAACGCATAGTGAAAGAGTATCGAAATATGGATAAATTTTTTATTGTTCAAGAGCCAAATCGTTTAGATAAATTCTTAAGTCTAAACATCGAAGCTTCAAGAAATCAAATAGAACAACTTATAAAAAAAGGTTTTGTAAATGTTGATGGAAAAAATATTACAAAAACAGGATTAAAATTAAAAGAAAATCAAAACGTTGAAGTTAGCTTTCCAGAAGCCCAAATAAACCCAATAAAAGACATTGAATTTGTAAAAGAGTCTTTAAAAGACAAAGAAGTAAAAATAATCTATGAAGATGATTACATTTTAGTTCTAAATAAACCCTATAACTTAACAGTACATGATGCACCAAGTGTAAAAGATGCAACTTTAGTAGATTGGTTAAAGCTTAAAAACATTTCACTATCTACTATTAGCGGAGAAGAACGACATGGAATTGTTCATAGACTAGATAAAGGAACAAGTGGAGTAATGGTTATTGCAAAAACCAATGAAGCACATACAGGATTAGCTACTCAACTTGAAGATAAATCTATGGGAAGATATTATATAGCCATAACAGACTTACCACTAAAAGATGAAATAATTATAGAAAAACCAATTGCTAGAAGCCCTAACAATAGACTTAAAATGGCAATAGTAGAAAATGGTAAAAATGCAAAGTCTGCTTTTAGTAAAATAGAACTCTCAAAAAATGAAAAATATGAACTAATTGCATGTAAGCTTTTTACAGGAAGAACCCATCAAATCAGAGTACATCTAAGTTCGATAAATAGGCATATATTAGGAGATAATTTATATGGATTTAAGGGCGAATTAAATAAAATAAATAGATTTTATTTACATGCATATAATCTATACTTAATTCATCCAATTACAAATGAAAAAATGAGTTTTACGGCAAACTTAAGTGATGATATGCATAACTTTTTAGAAAAAAACTTTAATATGGAGAGTTTAAATGACAAAATTAATGAGACTAACATCGTTAACAGCTTTAATTTTATTAGTTAGTGGATGTGCTTATAAAGATAAATTATCAAAACCAGTAGCCCCAAAAATTGATGAAACACTTGAAGTAGTTGATTCTGCTTCTATTAGATCTATTTCAGATATGAATGCAGTTGCTTTTGAATGGAGAAAAGTTGATGACCCAAGAGTAGTTGGATATCATTTCTATAGAGCAAATATGCAAAAAGATGGAGCAAAATTAAAACTTATTGATACAATTGAAAATAAATATACTACACATTATGTTGATGAAGATTTAGAACCAAACACAAAATATGTTTATAAAATTTCATCTGCAACAGATTCGGATATAGAATCAAGAACTACAGCAGACTATGTAGTTTCAACTCTTCCAAAAATGGAAGGAGTAAGTTTTATTCAAGCTATTTCAAATCTTCCTAGACAAATAAAGATTATTTGGAGACCACACTCAAATGAAAGAGTAGAATCATATGTAGTTCAAAGAAGTACTCCTCAAACAGCAGAATGGAAAAATCTTAAAACAATTGAGGGAAGATTACAAGCTGAATATATAGATGAAGATCTAGATGATAATGTAATTTACAACTATAGAGTATTTGCAAAAACTTTTGATGAATTATTATCTCAAGCAAGTGAAATTGTAAAAGCTCAAACGAAACCTTTACCAAAGGGAATTCTAGGATTAAAAGCAACTAATGACTTACCAAGAAAGATAGCACTTAACTGGCAAGCTTCTGATACTTCTGATATTATTAAATACAATATTTATAGAAGTACAGACTCTACTAGTTACTTTGATAAAATCAAAACTGTAGATGCTCAAACTTTAAGTTTTGATGACTTTGTAAATGAAGATGGAAAAGTATATTTCTACAAAATAAGCTCTGTTGATAAAGATGGATTAGAAAGTAATTTAAATATAAACTCTATAATGGGAGCAACACTAGGTAAATTAAATAAACCTATTATTACTTTAGCTCAAATTCAAGGTGAAAAAGCAATATTAAATTGGCAATCTGGTGATAACAGAGCTGTTTCTTATATCATTCATAAAACAATAAAAGAGAACTTCTTTAAATCAAAAACAATTAAATTTGAAGGAATCACTGCTTTAAGATATGAAGATAAAGATATAGTGAGAGGTGTTGAATATAATTATGCAATTCAATCTGTTGATAAATTTGGAATAGTATCACCTAAAACAAATAAAACAGAATTAGTATTACCAAAATTAAAAAAGTTAAATTAATATATGCCTCATATAGTTTTTGATAAATTTAATAAAGAATTAGTAACGCCTCTAAAAAAAGAGGACGTAAGTTTTGATTTCATTGCAAAATCATATAACTTTACAGAAAAGATAAGAAAAACTGAAT encodes:
- a CDS encoding fibronectin type III domain-containing protein, which translates into the protein MTKLMRLTSLTALILLVSGCAYKDKLSKPVAPKIDETLEVVDSASIRSISDMNAVAFEWRKVDDPRVVGYHFYRANMQKDGAKLKLIDTIENKYTTHYVDEDLEPNTKYVYKISSATDSDIESRTTADYVVSTLPKMEGVSFIQAISNLPRQIKIIWRPHSNERVESYVVQRSTPQTAEWKNLKTIEGRLQAEYIDEDLDDNVIYNYRVFAKTFDELLSQASEIVKAQTKPLPKGILGLKATNDLPRKIALNWQASDTSDIIKYNIYRSTDSTSYFDKIKTVDAQTLSFDDFVNEDGKVYFYKISSVDKDGLESNLNINSIMGATLGKLNKPIITLAQIQGEKAILNWQSGDNRAVSYIIHKTIKENFFKSKTIKFEGITALRYEDKDIVRGVEYNYAIQSVDKFGIVSPKTNKTELVLPKLKKLN
- a CDS encoding RluA family pseudouridine synthase; translated protein: MDKFFIVQEPNRLDKFLSLNIEASRNQIEQLIKKGFVNVDGKNITKTGLKLKENQNVEVSFPEAQINPIKDIEFVKESLKDKEVKIIYEDDYILVLNKPYNLTVHDAPSVKDATLVDWLKLKNISLSTISGEERHGIVHRLDKGTSGVMVIAKTNEAHTGLATQLEDKSMGRYYIAITDLPLKDEIIIEKPIARSPNNRLKMAIVENGKNAKSAFSKIELSKNEKYELIACKLFTGRTHQIRVHLSSINRHILGDNLYGFKGELNKINRFYLHAYNLYLIHPITNEKMSFTANLSDDMHNFLEKNFNMESLNDKINETNIVNSFNFIS
- a CDS encoding FtsW/RodA/SpoVE family cell cycle protein; protein product: MRLFDKRIISHFDYLLIIFVLPLVLLSYKLISETNTALANKQLVYFSVSLVAFLIVFILPIRRHIRLIPLLYWLGIILLLAVEFFGETRLGAKRWLALPIGGLTIQPSELFKPVFILMLGYLIQNRQPDRDGYNAKDFIYFSFYILLPFILIAKEPDLGTALVLLLVGYGILFIVGVNWKIWTTIFLAIALTSPLIYTNLIKDYQKKRIKDFLSEKPSYQVQQSIIAIGNGGLLGKDTSEATQTQLKFLPIATSDFIFAYFVERYGFLGAFGLIFIYGLLILHLLSMNYYFHDDFVIRAFASGLGLLIFLDMSINILMVIGYAPVVGLPLPMFSYGGSSFINFIVLFAILENLLAFRFMDMYSFERRL